One region of Pseudomonas glycinae genomic DNA includes:
- the dxs gene encoding 1-deoxy-D-xylulose-5-phosphate synthase, with translation MPTTFHEIPRKRPTTPLLDRANTPDGLRRLGEAELETLADELRLELLYTVGQTGGHFGAGLGVIELTIALHYVFDTPDDRLVWDVGHQAYPHKILTGRRERMETLRQKDGIAAFPRRSESEYDTFGVGHSSTSISAALGMAIAARLQNSDRKAIAVIGDGALTAGMAFEALNHAPEVDANMLVILNDNDMSISRNVGGLSNYLAKILSSRTYASMREGSKKVLSRLPGAWEIARRTEEYAKGMLVPGTLFEELGWNYIGPIDGHDLPTLIATLRNMRDLKGPQFLHIVTKKGKGFAPAEVDPIGYHAITKLEPLDAPAAAPKKAGGPKYSGVFGEWLCDMAAADPRLVGITPAMKEGSDLVAFSERFPLRYFDVAIAEQHAVTLAAGMACEGAKPVVAIYSTFLQRGYDQLVHDVAVQNLDVLFAIDRAGLVGEDGPTHAGSFDLSFLRCIPGMVIMTPSDENELRKMLTTGHLYNGPAAVRYPRGTGPNATIEKDLEPIEIGKGVVRRQGSKVALLVFGVQMAEALKVAETLDATVVDMRFVKPMDEALVREIANSHDLLVTIEENAIMGGAGGAVSEFLARENILKSVLHLGLPDVYVEHAKPAQMLAECGLDEVGIEAAVRERLELLNK, from the coding sequence ATGCCCACGACGTTTCATGAGATTCCCCGCAAGCGCCCGACCACGCCCCTGCTCGACCGCGCTAACACGCCGGACGGCCTGCGCCGGTTAGGCGAAGCCGAGCTGGAAACCCTGGCTGATGAGTTGCGCCTGGAATTGCTCTACACGGTCGGCCAGACCGGTGGGCACTTCGGTGCCGGCCTGGGCGTCATCGAGCTGACCATCGCGTTGCATTACGTCTTCGACACCCCGGACGACCGGTTGGTGTGGGACGTCGGTCATCAGGCCTATCCGCACAAGATCCTCACCGGTCGTCGCGAGCGCATGGAAACCCTGCGCCAGAAGGACGGCATCGCTGCCTTCCCGCGCCGCTCCGAGAGCGAGTACGACACCTTCGGCGTCGGCCACTCCAGCACCTCGATCAGTGCCGCGCTGGGCATGGCCATCGCCGCCCGCCTGCAGAACAGCGATCGCAAGGCGATTGCGGTGATCGGCGACGGCGCGCTGACCGCCGGCATGGCGTTCGAGGCGCTGAACCACGCGCCTGAAGTCGACGCCAACATGCTGGTGATCCTCAACGACAACGACATGTCGATCTCGCGCAATGTCGGCGGGCTGTCGAACTATCTGGCGAAGATCCTTTCCAGCCGCACCTACGCAAGCATGCGTGAAGGCAGCAAGAAAGTGCTATCGCGCCTGCCCGGCGCCTGGGAAATCGCCCGTCGTACCGAAGAATACGCCAAAGGCATGCTGGTCCCCGGCACCCTGTTCGAAGAACTGGGCTGGAACTACATCGGCCCGATCGATGGCCACGACCTGCCGACCCTGATCGCCACCCTGCGCAACATGCGCGATCTGAAAGGCCCGCAGTTCCTGCACATCGTCACCAAGAAAGGCAAAGGCTTCGCCCCGGCGGAAGTCGACCCGATCGGTTACCACGCCATTACCAAACTCGAACCGCTGGACGCCCCGGCCGCTGCGCCGAAAAAGGCCGGCGGGCCGAAGTATTCCGGCGTGTTCGGTGAGTGGCTGTGCGACATGGCCGCTGCCGACCCGCGCCTGGTGGGCATTACCCCGGCGATGAAGGAAGGCTCGGACCTGGTGGCGTTCAGCGAGCGTTTCCCGCTGCGCTACTTCGACGTGGCAATTGCCGAGCAACACGCCGTGACCCTCGCCGCCGGCATGGCCTGCGAAGGCGCGAAACCGGTGGTGGCGATCTACTCGACATTCCTGCAACGCGGTTACGACCAGTTGGTGCATGACGTCGCGGTGCAGAACCTCGACGTGCTGTTCGCCATCGACCGCGCCGGTCTGGTGGGCGAAGACGGCCCGACCCACGCCGGCAGCTTCGACCTGTCGTTCCTGCGCTGCATCCCGGGCATGGTCATCATGACCCCGAGCGATGAAAACGAACTGCGCAAGATGCTCACCACCGGCCACCTGTATAACGGCCCGGCGGCGGTGCGTTACCCGCGCGGTACCGGCCCGAACGCAACCATCGAGAAAGACCTCGAACCGATCGAGATCGGCAAGGGTGTGGTGCGTCGTCAGGGTAGCAAGGTCGCCCTGCTGGTGTTCGGCGTGCAAATGGCTGAAGCCCTGAAAGTCGCCGAAACGCTGGATGCGACCGTAGTCGACATGCGTTTCGTCAAGCCGATGGACGAAGCGCTGGTGCGCGAGATCGCCAACAGCCACGACCTGCTGGTGACCATCGAAGAGAACGCGATCATGGGCGGTGCCGGTGGCGCGGTCAGCGAGTTCCTCGCCCGCGAGAACATCCTCAAGTCGGTGCTGCATCTGGGCTTGCCGGACGTTTACGTCGAGCACGCCAAGCCGGCGCAAATGCTGGCCGAGTGCGGACTGGATGAAGTGGGGATCGAAGCGGCGGTGCGGGAGCGCCTGGAGCTGCTCAACAAGTAA
- the ispA gene encoding (2E,6E)-farnesyl diphosphate synthase: MIAAYSATSQARVNAALETLFNAPLPELARLYEAMRYSVMNGGKRVRPLLAYAACEALGGKAEQANGAACAVELIHAYSLVHDDLPAMDDDDLRRGQPTTHKKFDEACAILAGDGLQSLAFSALLDPRLSDLSADIRLQQVTALAHAAGPAGMVGGQAIDLGSVGLKLDQKALEQMHRHKTGALIEVSVKIGALASGRAEKDELKSLQTYAQAIGLAFQVQDDILDVESDTETLGKRQGADIARDKPTYPALLGLDAAKAYALELRDQALHALRPFDAAAEPLRDLARYIVDRRN; the protein is encoded by the coding sequence ATGATTGCAGCGTATTCGGCCACCAGCCAGGCCCGCGTCAATGCGGCACTGGAAACCCTGTTCAACGCCCCGCTGCCAGAACTGGCGCGCCTTTATGAAGCCATGCGCTACAGCGTGATGAACGGCGGCAAACGCGTGCGTCCGCTGCTGGCCTACGCCGCATGCGAAGCCCTTGGCGGCAAGGCCGAACAGGCCAACGGCGCGGCGTGTGCGGTTGAGCTGATCCACGCGTATTCGCTGGTGCACGACGATTTGCCGGCGATGGACGACGACGATCTGCGTCGCGGCCAGCCAACCACGCACAAGAAATTCGACGAAGCCTGCGCAATCCTCGCCGGTGACGGCTTGCAGAGTCTGGCGTTCAGCGCCCTGCTCGATCCGCGTCTGAGCGATCTGAGCGCGGACATCCGCCTGCAACAGGTCACGGCGCTGGCGCACGCGGCGGGCCCGGCGGGCATGGTCGGCGGTCAGGCCATCGACCTCGGTTCGGTCGGCCTCAAGCTCGACCAGAAAGCGCTGGAACAGATGCATCGGCACAAGACCGGCGCGCTGATCGAAGTCAGCGTCAAGATCGGCGCCTTGGCCAGCGGCCGTGCCGAGAAGGATGAACTCAAGTCCCTGCAGACTTATGCACAGGCCATCGGCCTGGCATTCCAGGTCCAGGACGACATTCTCGACGTCGAAAGCGATACCGAAACCCTCGGCAAACGCCAGGGCGCCGACATTGCCCGTGACAAGCCGACCTACCCGGCCCTGCTCGGCCTCGACGCCGCCAAGGCCTATGCGCTGGAACTGCGCGATCAGGCCCTGCATGCGCTGCGACCGTTTGACGCGGCTGCCGAGCCGTTGCGCGATCTGGCCCGGTATATCGTCGATCGGCGTAACTGA
- a CDS encoding retron system putative HNH endonuclease yields the protein MIELTHNPAPPKALLDFNETYPGAGPDDFDGEAFRPVKKIVKASLHNDQGGLCVYCEMPLQPDTGQIDHIKPKRGSDGHPHLTFSYTNYAHGCIRSDGCGQRKGDRLLPIEPAPGCNEQFSLSSDGSLEPMPDLNRRNRHLVRQTRDMLGLHSAALIREREKWIKAFVSLLKEHPQLARDFLKQAPFRHILLRLIS from the coding sequence ATGATTGAGTTGACTCACAACCCCGCTCCCCCAAAAGCACTGCTGGATTTCAACGAAACTTATCCCGGCGCGGGACCAGATGATTTTGATGGAGAGGCTTTCCGCCCGGTGAAAAAAATCGTGAAGGCGAGCCTCCATAATGATCAAGGTGGACTTTGCGTTTACTGTGAAATGCCGCTGCAACCCGACACAGGTCAAATTGACCACATCAAGCCCAAGCGCGGTAGTGATGGCCACCCTCACTTGACCTTCTCTTACACCAACTATGCACACGGGTGTATCCGGTCAGACGGATGTGGCCAGCGAAAAGGAGATCGGCTTCTCCCGATTGAGCCTGCTCCCGGTTGCAATGAGCAGTTCTCTTTATCGTCAGATGGTTCACTGGAACCCATGCCCGATCTCAACAGGAGAAATAGGCATTTGGTTCGTCAAACGCGAGATATGCTTGGGCTCCATAGTGCAGCACTCATTCGAGAACGGGAAAAGTGGATAAAAGCGTTCGTCAGCTTGCTCAAAGAACACCCGCAATTGGCGAGAGACTTTCTGAAACAAGCCCCTTTCCGTCATATTTTGCTCAGGTTAATCAGCTAG
- a CDS encoding DUF1175 domain-containing protein: MAAAGVESAVTGLIRSLGLLALLLSAGARAVEAPALDPQQSQVFRAWFVRIAQEQLSKGPSPRWYQQDCAGLVRFAANEALKVHDDKWLRSNGVSNRYLPPELDLSADQRKLAQQWQQGGGKVGPYVNAIKLIQFNSHLIGRDVSQARPGDLMFFDQGDDQHLMIWMGRYIAYHTGTTTPTDNGMRSASLQQLMTWKDTRWIPDAANPNFIGVYRLNFLSQ, from the coding sequence ATGGCTGCCGCTGGAGTGGAAAGCGCTGTGACCGGACTGATTCGCAGCCTCGGCTTGCTGGCGCTGTTGCTCAGCGCCGGCGCCCGAGCCGTTGAGGCGCCGGCCCTCGATCCGCAGCAGTCCCAGGTCTTTCGCGCCTGGTTCGTGCGCATCGCCCAGGAACAATTGAGCAAAGGCCCGAGCCCGCGCTGGTATCAGCAGGACTGCGCCGGGCTGGTGCGTTTCGCCGCCAACGAAGCGCTGAAAGTCCACGACGACAAATGGCTGCGCAGCAATGGCGTGTCCAACCGTTACCTGCCGCCGGAGCTGGACCTGAGCGCCGATCAGCGCAAGCTCGCCCAGCAATGGCAGCAGGGCGGCGGCAAGGTCGGGCCCTACGTCAACGCGATCAAACTGATTCAGTTCAACAGCCATCTGATCGGCCGCGACGTGTCCCAAGCACGCCCCGGCGATCTGATGTTTTTCGATCAGGGCGACGACCAGCACCTGATGATCTGGATGGGCCGCTACATCGCCTATCACACCGGCACGACCACCCCAACCGACAACGGCATGCGTTCGGCAAGCCTGCAGCAACTCATGACATGGAAGGACACCCGATGGATACCCGACGCAGCCAACCCCAACTTCATCGGCGTCTATCGACTGAACTTTCTCTCCCAATGA
- a CDS encoding exodeoxyribonuclease VII small subunit, producing MARKKAALDFEQSLADLQTLVERLENGELSLEDSLTAFEQGIGLTRDCQAALAQAEQKVQVLLERDGELAEEPFDADQPE from the coding sequence ATGGCCCGCAAAAAAGCTGCACTGGATTTCGAACAGTCCCTCGCCGACCTGCAAACGCTGGTGGAGCGTCTGGAGAACGGTGAATTGTCGCTGGAAGACTCGTTGACCGCTTTTGAGCAGGGCATCGGCCTGACCCGTGACTGCCAGGCGGCGCTGGCCCAGGCCGAGCAGAAGGTCCAGGTGTTGCTGGAGCGCGATGGCGAACTCGCCGAGGAACCCTTCGACGCGGATCAGCCAGAATGA
- a CDS encoding AAA family ATPase, with protein sequence MKLRKLKLKDFRRFEDIEIDFHPELTVIAARNGQGKTTILEAIATALGPFVGAFDMGKSKHIERTDARYVRLGNSFENEQRFPVIIDAVLDDPAIQWQRALHGPKSRTTTKEATSLANWGKNLQELARTKAATALPLISYYPAGRLWITHNNSSRKAVVSASRTMGYEDCLSSASNFVQMQQWMRKATMALLQQQELPGYEQSDLKPRITGIQNAVNLVLENEGWSNFHYSLGYEDLAMSHPDHGLLPISLLSDGVRAMISLTADMAFRCARLNGQFEDQAPLLTEGIVLIDEVDLHLHPAWQQQVLAALRKAFPKIQFIVSTHSPQVLTTANREQIRVIHKDEQGWVSEQPAMSPLAQESGDALAGVMNVNTRPPMAIVETAHAYEQLFRDGAGNSPKATQLKQELDNAGYEISEADMTLWTFLAAQVRKTRND encoded by the coding sequence GTGAAGCTGCGCAAACTGAAACTAAAGGATTTCCGTCGATTTGAAGACATTGAAATCGACTTCCATCCTGAGCTGACGGTCATTGCCGCACGTAACGGGCAGGGTAAAACCACAATACTTGAAGCCATTGCCACCGCGCTGGGGCCATTTGTCGGCGCATTCGATATGGGCAAATCCAAGCACATTGAGCGAACCGATGCTCGTTACGTTCGTCTCGGCAACAGCTTCGAAAACGAACAGAGATTTCCAGTCATCATTGATGCTGTCCTCGATGATCCCGCCATCCAATGGCAACGAGCACTGCATGGCCCCAAAAGCCGTACGACTACAAAAGAAGCCACCTCACTGGCCAACTGGGGCAAAAACCTTCAAGAGTTAGCACGAACCAAGGCTGCAACTGCTTTGCCGCTAATCAGCTATTACCCAGCTGGACGCCTTTGGATCACACACAACAACAGCTCACGAAAAGCGGTGGTTAGTGCCAGTAGAACCATGGGGTATGAAGACTGCCTGTCTTCTGCATCAAATTTTGTGCAAATGCAGCAATGGATGCGGAAGGCGACAATGGCCTTGCTTCAACAACAAGAGTTGCCGGGTTACGAGCAATCGGATCTGAAGCCAAGAATCACCGGCATTCAAAATGCAGTAAATCTGGTTCTGGAGAATGAAGGCTGGAGTAACTTTCACTACAGCCTTGGCTATGAAGATCTCGCAATGTCTCATCCTGATCATGGGCTTCTGCCAATCAGCCTGCTGAGTGATGGCGTTCGAGCGATGATTTCATTGACTGCCGACATGGCATTTCGCTGCGCGCGCCTGAATGGTCAGTTTGAGGATCAAGCCCCATTGCTCACAGAAGGTATTGTTCTGATCGACGAGGTCGATTTGCATCTACATCCTGCCTGGCAACAACAGGTCCTGGCAGCACTTCGCAAAGCGTTCCCGAAAATTCAGTTCATCGTTAGCACACATAGTCCTCAGGTCTTGACGACGGCGAATCGTGAGCAGATCCGTGTCATTCACAAGGACGAGCAAGGCTGGGTTTCAGAACAACCGGCTATGAGTCCCTTGGCACAGGAATCCGGAGATGCGTTGGCGGGCGTCATGAATGTCAACACCCGCCCTCCGATGGCGATCGTTGAAACTGCCCACGCGTACGAACAATTGTTCCGGGATGGTGCCGGTAACAGCCCAAAAGCTACCCAGTTGAAACAGGAACTGGATAACGCTGGTTACGAAATCTCCGAGGCTGACATGACGCTCTGGACGTTCCTCGCGGCGCAGGTCAGGAAGACGCGTAATGATTGA
- a CDS encoding Fic family protein, giving the protein MATHWIWQQPDWPDFNWQAEHLTALLRECVQAQGQLMGMAGSVGNSLSAQTELDALLQNIVTSSAIEGEQLNVGSVRSSLARRLGLESPDGDNVSKRSEGLAQLMLDATQRFAEPLTLERLLEWHSWLFPEQESGFLSRAINVGALRGDEPMQVVSGRIDRPTVHFEAPPRQGLERQLDSFLKWFDASQHQAGLDPLLRAGIAHFWFVTLHPFDDGNGRLTRTLTDLALAQGEAQAIRFYAMSASILDDRAGYYRILESSQKATLDITDWLAWFLQTLLRSLQQAIARIESVLGKSRFWQAHRESGLSAEQIKVLNRLLDGGERGFEHGISAAQYQSETKLSKATATRHLAELVKKKCLKRTAAGGRSSRYQINSPD; this is encoded by the coding sequence ATGGCAACTCACTGGATCTGGCAGCAACCCGATTGGCCCGACTTCAACTGGCAGGCAGAGCATCTCACTGCGCTGTTGCGCGAATGCGTTCAGGCGCAGGGACAATTGATGGGCATGGCGGGATCAGTGGGCAATTCACTGAGCGCTCAGACTGAGCTGGACGCTTTGCTGCAAAACATCGTGACTTCCTCGGCCATCGAGGGTGAGCAGTTGAATGTCGGATCCGTGCGTTCTTCATTGGCACGGCGCCTGGGACTGGAATCACCGGATGGCGACAACGTCAGCAAGCGCAGCGAGGGGCTGGCGCAACTGATGCTCGATGCCACTCAACGTTTTGCCGAACCGCTGACGCTGGAACGATTGCTGGAATGGCACTCATGGCTGTTTCCAGAACAGGAGAGTGGTTTCCTTTCGCGAGCAATCAATGTAGGCGCATTACGCGGCGATGAGCCGATGCAGGTGGTTTCCGGGCGAATCGACCGCCCGACCGTGCACTTCGAGGCGCCACCGCGACAAGGGCTTGAGCGACAACTCGACAGTTTTCTCAAATGGTTCGACGCCAGTCAGCATCAGGCAGGCCTCGATCCTTTACTGCGAGCCGGTATCGCACACTTCTGGTTCGTCACCTTGCACCCATTCGACGACGGCAATGGGCGCCTGACTCGCACCCTCACCGATCTGGCATTGGCTCAAGGCGAAGCGCAGGCCATTCGTTTTTATGCGATGTCCGCCAGCATTCTCGACGACCGCGCGGGCTATTACCGGATTCTCGAATCGAGCCAGAAAGCCACGCTGGACATCACAGACTGGCTCGCATGGTTCCTGCAAACCCTGCTGCGCAGTCTGCAACAGGCCATCGCGCGGATTGAAAGTGTGTTGGGAAAATCACGCTTCTGGCAGGCGCACCGGGAATCCGGGCTGTCGGCGGAGCAGATCAAAGTGCTCAATCGTCTGCTCGACGGTGGTGAGCGCGGTTTCGAGCACGGTATCAGCGCAGCGCAGTATCAGTCGGAAACAAAACTGTCCAAGGCCACAGCAACCAGGCATTTGGCTGAATTGGTCAAGAAAAAATGTTTGAAACGGACAGCCGCAGGAGGGCGGAGCAGTCGCTACCAAATCAACTCTCCAGACTGA
- a CDS encoding DUF2138 domain-containing protein, with protein sequence MSDNTAAPAAVTPAGKPSRRWPLLAVGLCLVAGVAGGLGWLVHKPKAPPAELASDKLGLSRPDALLETRSLSQLPKDLLTVPFLKATLTEDFVFYYETHADRLGLIGSLRRIIYEHDLKLQDSLIEQLFDQPADVALWRGADGRLKDFLLVMDRGGLAKVLEPLAKVALDDSQLSVLSTLKVGGDEVPLYQLTYNAGKSLLFASRGDKLVVLSNPAKFYDPESGASEESGHVSPQALAALLNGEKLFPEAFGLPAKTPETKQRLSVNSSVLAMGYQRFTPNFAGLRFDMDDKGWHSYLAMDELENQPDFDFKPVWQAMPLGASACVTLPVAAEPQKPLLVKLGAEEAVAQKLTEHVAGAAGLCWYADSRLYTPLLVASLNDEDNGKLDADIGTLFNSMVGAYEGKVDEHAFPVVEKQEGQSHLWQRQVSSNFGPYAAKDAENPDAITGRAFMKVSLARHGSTLLFSLDDKLVDKALGTLDKRFPPMADVLPKDVLMPIYFGPDSMAQLIQQETLDSLPQDMEPVFYNAAQTYLIPKLRTLGGMGKYALTLPEGSEPDGHWQWLPLEWKAL encoded by the coding sequence ATGAGCGATAACACTGCTGCACCGGCCGCCGTAACACCTGCCGGCAAACCTTCCCGGCGCTGGCCGTTACTGGCGGTCGGGCTGTGCCTTGTCGCCGGCGTGGCGGGCGGGCTCGGTTGGCTGGTGCACAAACCCAAGGCACCACCAGCGGAGTTGGCCAGTGACAAGCTCGGCCTGAGCCGCCCGGACGCGCTGCTGGAAACCCGCTCCCTGAGCCAGTTGCCCAAGGACCTGCTGACAGTGCCGTTCCTCAAGGCCACGCTGACCGAGGATTTCGTCTTCTATTACGAAACCCACGCCGACCGCCTCGGGCTGATCGGCAGTCTGCGGCGGATCATCTACGAGCATGACCTGAAGCTGCAGGACAGCCTGATCGAGCAGCTCTTCGATCAACCGGCAGACGTAGCGTTGTGGCGCGGCGCCGATGGTCGGCTGAAAGATTTCCTGCTGGTGATGGATCGCGGCGGTCTGGCCAAGGTGCTGGAGCCGCTGGCGAAAGTCGCCCTGGATGATTCGCAACTGAGCGTGCTCAGCACCCTGAAAGTCGGTGGCGATGAAGTGCCGCTGTATCAGCTGACCTACAACGCCGGCAAATCCCTGCTGTTCGCCTCCCGTGGCGACAAACTGGTGGTGCTGTCCAATCCGGCCAAATTCTACGACCCGGAAAGTGGTGCTTCCGAGGAATCCGGCCATGTTTCGCCGCAGGCGCTGGCGGCGTTGCTCAATGGCGAAAAACTGTTCCCCGAAGCGTTCGGGTTGCCGGCCAAGACGCCGGAAACCAAGCAGCGGCTGTCGGTCAATTCCAGCGTCCTGGCCATGGGTTACCAGCGCTTTACCCCGAACTTCGCCGGCCTGCGTTTCGACATGGACGACAAGGGCTGGCACAGCTATCTCGCCATGGATGAGCTGGAGAACCAGCCGGACTTCGATTTCAAACCGGTCTGGCAAGCCATGCCGCTGGGCGCCAGTGCTTGCGTGACCTTGCCGGTGGCCGCCGAACCGCAAAAACCGTTGCTGGTGAAACTCGGCGCCGAAGAAGCGGTGGCGCAAAAGCTCACCGAGCACGTGGCCGGCGCGGCGGGCCTGTGCTGGTACGCTGATTCGCGGCTGTACACGCCCTTGCTGGTGGCCAGTCTGAACGACGAAGACAACGGCAAGCTCGACGCGGATATCGGCACGCTGTTCAATTCGATGGTCGGCGCTTACGAAGGCAAGGTCGACGAGCACGCGTTCCCGGTGGTCGAGAAACAGGAAGGCCAGAGCCACCTCTGGCAACGTCAGGTCAGCTCCAACTTCGGCCCGTACGCGGCCAAGGATGCCGAGAATCCGGACGCGATCACCGGCCGTGCCTTCATGAAAGTTAGCCTGGCGCGCCACGGTTCGACGCTGCTGTTTTCCCTCGACGACAAACTGGTCGACAAGGCCCTCGGCACCCTCGACAAACGCTTCCCGCCGATGGCCGACGTGCTGCCCAAAGACGTGCTGATGCCGATCTACTTCGGCCCGGACTCAATGGCGCAACTGATCCAGCAGGAAACCCTCGACAGCCTGCCGCAGGACATGGAGCCGGTGTTCTACAACGCCGCGCAAACCTACCTGATCCCGAAACTGCGCACCCTCGGCGGCATGGGCAAATACGCCCTGACCTTGCCGGAAGGCAGCGAGCCTGACGGTCACTGGCAATGGCTGCCGCTGGAGTGGAAAGCGCTGTGA
- a CDS encoding YfaP family protein, which yields MRSLLLLLIGLVCAPALLAAPSAELSEPVGGWRYHGLLDRTENPQVAYPTPPIDRGIQRNRTMIEGQLKAIGHLRPPHSLAVNGNPLNLYTDDQGRFARPYAFGAGSNSVEVISADGQSLKRVQFYEANNLRTPARIRVVLGWDDPKAELDLHVITPDGQHAFWARPAMSNGGGLDPDGVDGPGPEMFTMTAPLHGTYLVYVNYWGNFGNGGYNFEETSNQNEVITSQITLVLNENTVDEKRETFVVPLRAIGDLLLVKTFNY from the coding sequence ATGCGTTCACTTCTTTTGCTGCTGATCGGGTTGGTCTGCGCGCCCGCGCTGCTGGCGGCGCCGAGTGCGGAGCTGTCGGAGCCGGTGGGCGGCTGGCGCTATCACGGGCTGCTCGATCGCACGGAAAACCCGCAAGTCGCCTATCCCACGCCGCCCATCGATCGCGGCATCCAGCGCAATCGCACGATGATCGAAGGCCAGCTCAAGGCCATCGGGCATCTGCGTCCGCCCCACAGCCTGGCGGTGAATGGCAATCCCCTCAATCTGTACACCGACGACCAGGGCCGTTTCGCCCGGCCGTATGCGTTCGGTGCCGGCTCCAACAGCGTCGAAGTGATCAGCGCCGATGGCCAGTCGCTCAAGCGCGTTCAATTCTACGAAGCCAACAACCTGCGCACGCCGGCGCGGATCCGCGTGGTGCTCGGTTGGGACGACCCTAAGGCCGAACTCGACCTGCACGTCATTACGCCTGACGGCCAGCACGCCTTCTGGGCGCGGCCGGCGATGAGCAACGGCGGCGGCCTCGATCCGGACGGTGTCGATGGTCCCGGCCCGGAGATGTTCACCATGACTGCGCCGCTGCACGGCACCTATCTGGTTTACGTCAACTATTGGGGCAACTTCGGTAACGGCGGCTATAACTTCGAGGAGACCAGCAACCAGAACGAGGTCATCACCTCGCAGATCACGCTGGTGCTCAACGAAAACACCGTCGACGAAAAACGCGAAACGTTCGTCGTGCCCCTGCGGGCCATCGGTGATCTGCTGCTGGTCAAGACTTTCAACTATTAA